From the genome of Bombyx mori chromosome 16, ASM3026992v2, one region includes:
- the LOC119629717 gene encoding skin secretory protein xP2-like has product MRSALASDSGAVNPTRPSVGKKRGRRKTPLSTSDDGGASSSSTEVPEKTMAIEEVAPVVAGPAAKKETMPAPQWAPVRRRGAVSPATSVESMSTSAASLASGDEAFRDLDLALVNLAKLLSTVAAKGAEPGSSYRKRLREGAAMVRTKLIPTMSKLVAQLDSMESRILRNSPVLQEGTPLSPMPALAHSGPPARKMDTSVPSRPVMSVAAPMPAPTSVAPVPRVPTPALPHPPRRVELRPAPPPQISATPASVQRGRLRPAPAQAEDIRSPLARMIDEWPALPRPRPAEPPSREEMAACISRAVAVEVRKHFAGLEEMLRSSIGSGDGVPAPTATTALRDQAAQPTSTPAPSARVARRGGRNIRGAGAQNPGPRSQPQPRPLPPPPLSMDEGWTEVVKRGTTARRQIAALAAPRGGRAPTATSRNTALAAVTAPREGRAPAVGKKKNKRKKPRAAGSAAVVVTLLPAAAEKGLTYNEVMARARAAVNLTEIGAEEGLRFRHTANGAKMLECPVDKTLDNQTNKK; this is encoded by the coding sequence atgcgctctgcgctcgccagcgactcGGGTGCGGTCAACCCCACCAGACCATCGGTGGGGAAAAAAAGGGGGCGAAGGAAGACCCCACTATCAACGTCCGACGACGGCGGCGCGTCATCCTCCAGCACcgaggtgccggaaaagacgatgGCCATCGAGGAGGTGGCTCCGGTGGTTGCGGGGCCTGCCGCAAAGAAAGAGACGATGCCCGCTCCCCAGTGGGCACCAGTAAGGAGGAGGGGCGCAGTGTCACCAGCGACGTCGGTGGAgtcgatgtcgacgtcggccgcgtccctggctagcggggacgagGCATTCCGCGACCTCGACCTTGCGCTGGTCAATCTGGCTAAGCTGCTGTCGACCgtggctgccaagggcgccgagccaggcagcagctACCGGAAAAGGCTCCGGGAGGGAGCGGCTATGGTTAGGACAAAGTTGATCCCCACCATGTCCAAACTCGTCGCGCAGCTGGACTCTATGGAGAGTCGCATTCTGAGGAACTCCCCCGTCTTGCAAGAGGGGACTCCCTTGTCGCCGATGCCTGCGCTGGCACACTCTGGGCCTCCCGCGAGGAAGATGGATACCAGCGTGCCCTCACGACCCGTGATGAGTGTGGCGGCGCCCATGCCAGCGCCTACTTCTGTGGCCCCTGTTCCACGAGTGCCTACTCCCGCGCTCCCTCACCCCCCGCGGAGGGTTGAGCTGAGGCCTGCGCCGCCTCCCCAAATATCGGCCACCCCTGCATCCGTACAAAGAGGAAGGTTAAGGCCTGCGCCAGCACAGGCTGAAgacatccgttcgccactggcgaggatgATAGACGAGTGGCCGGCGCTGCCGCGGCCCAGGCCTGCAGAGCCGCCAAGCAGAGAGGAAATGGCGGCCTGCAtctcgcgggcggtggcggttgaGGTCCGCAAACACTTTGCCGGCCTCGAGGAGATGCTCCGCTCCTCGATTGGTTCCGGAGATGGCGTCCCGGCACCAACAGCCACGACCGCTTTACGGGATCAGGCCGCCCAGCCGACTTCCACTCCTGCCCCATCCGCAAGGGTGGCACGACGTGGAGGCCGGAATATCAGAGGTGCGGGTGCCCAGAATCCCGGCCCGCGATCCCAACCACAGCCTCGCCCCCTTCCTCCGCCCCCGTTaagcatggacgagggctggacagaagtggtgaagcggggcaCCACAGCACGGCGACAGATAGCAGCTCTGGCAGCTCCCCGAGGGGGTCGAGCGCCGACCGCTACATCCCGAAACACAGCGCTGGCGGCCGTGACTGCTCCCCGCGAGGGTCGAGCACCGGCCGTTggcaaaaagaaaaacaaaaggaaGAAGCCGCGCGCAGCGGGGTCGGCTGCCGTGGTAGTGACTTTGCTGCCGGCCGCtgccgaaaagggcctcacctataatgaggtgatggcccgggcgcgtgcAGCTGTAAACTTGACCGAAATCGGGGCAGAGGAAGGTCTACGCTTCCGGCACACCGCCAATGGGGCGAAAatgctggagtgtcccg